From the Planktothricoides raciborskii GIHE-MW2 genome, the window TACCGATCCTGGTCCTTGGGGGGTTGGGCTTGAAACGCCTCGATGTGCGCCTGAAGCGATTCTGAGGAGTTGACCAGTTCTTCAAAAGAGTTTTGTGTCAGCGCCAAGACCGTACAGCGCGTGAGCGCCTTGATGGTGAAGTCCCATACATCTTCGGATTCAAGAATGGCCTGATAGGTAAAGTGGTCGCCATCGATCAACACACCCAATTCCACCTCATCGCCATACTTGCCCGTACCGATCTTGCTCACTTTGCCGTGAGCAATCAGCACAATCTGGTCGGCGGGGGTTCCCTTCTCTACCAGGATGTCACCGGGTTGAAACTCCTGCTGCACAAAGCGGTCGGCCAACGCGTTCAAGACGGTTTCGTCTTCAAAGTCGCGCAGAAAGGCCAGCTCGCGCAGCTCCTGGGGAATTACCTGAATCGTTGACCCGACGTTCGTAAAGGTGACGCGACCATCACCCAGCGCATAGGTCAAGCGGCGGTTGACGCGATAAGAGCCGCCGCGCAGATGCACCCAAGGCAGCAGGCTGCTGATCCAGCGTGAGGTGATGCCCTGCATCTGCGGAGCGGTCTTGGTGGTTGTGGCCAACTGCTTCGCTGCCCGAGTACTCAGGCTCGACTGTTCCGCTAGCGTCTGCCCATTAGAATTCACATTTTCTGTCATCTTTTACCCCTTGATTGTAATGAATGGGTTGATGGTTGTATGCCGTGTTGACATTTGATAGGCTCTTAAAGAGCCTATCAAATGTCAAGTTATTAGATAAAATTAATTCAACCATAAATATCAGAAATGTTGAATTTCGATACAAAAGTTTACATTGTAATTTACACTTATGTCTTTGAAGCATAAATTTTTCAAAAAAACGTCATCTCCTCAAACCAATGAACATAACTAATTAGGTAGGTACAAAAAATCAAAAGTATGTAAAGATAAGTAAAGACCAGTCAGCTCGTTGGAGGAAAAAATTATGGGCGCTCGTCTGAGAGTATTTCTGACCCCGGAAGAAGATCGAACCTTGTTTGAACTTAGAAAGGCAACCACTCTACCTCAAAGGGTAAAAGATAGAGCCTCCGTTGTCCGGTTGAATGCTGATGGATGGTATGTTGAAAAGATTGCGAGTCACTTTAACTGGTCTGTTGAGAGAGTCAGGGACACACTGCATCGTTGGGAGAAGAAGGGACTAGGGGGACTGTGGGACAAACCGGGGCGCGGAAACAAACCGAAGTGGAAAGAGGCTGATATAGCTTATGTAGAAGAATGGCGTTGCACACTGGTGGTATGCTATAGAGACCGGGTTGGCAATGGCTCTCTAGAGTAAGTCAATGGAATAGGTACATTTTTATGCCTTAAATAATAAATAACTAATCTGACTGAGAGTTGCAACATTAAGAGAGATTTAGAATCTTCTTAGAGTTTTTCTATGTAACCGAGCCAAGTAATGTCTTAGTCTTGTATTTTCCCCTTCCACACGAGTCATGTATGTTTTACTAATAATATGATCGGCCTCGTCAATAAATTGGGGATAAACAACATAACCATCTGTCACATAAAAAAATGATTCCCATCCTTTAAGAATTTTCCATAATGGTTTAAATGTTGCCGCCGAACGATCTCCTATTACATAAGCTAAAATTCCGGCTACCCCTTTGTTGACGGCAGTCCACAGCCAGATTTTATTTTTTTTTACCTATATAAGTCTGTAATTCATCTATTTGAGTGACTGAGGGAATTTCCTGATAATCTGGTTGCTCTGGCAAGCTTAATGCGGCTGCTTTTATCCAATTAATAACTGTGTTATGACAAACACCAGTTAATCGTTCTATGCGACGAAGACCATTACCTTCAACATAAAGATGAAGGCAATGTTCCTTGACATGATCTGGATAGCCTTTAACAGAATAGCTATCAATAAATTGACGACCACAATCTTTACAATAATGATTTTGTTTTTCTCTTTTATGGCCGTTTTTCTTAATGTTTTGAGATTGGCATACAGGACAAATCATCGCTATGTTTTATTTTAATGTTCATCCTTAGCATACCACGAATGGGCAACGCCATAATTAAAGCTCACTTTTGGTTGCATTATTCCTAAAATGCTCAGTCTTCTCCCTCGTCTTGGCGTTTGTTCCTGACGTTTCTGTTCCTTGGACGGAAAATAGGTATAACCGACTGAACTCCATAAACAAAACCCCGACTCGTCTAAATACTTGATAGTCAATTTCTCCCGCTGCTGCGGCGAATTCCAGCATATCTAGATCGGCTTGTTTTATCTTTTTTTCTTCTGGGTCTTGCTTACTTTTATGACTGATTCTTGTTCGTTTCCAAATTATTCCCTTTTTTTTAGAACCCGTCTGAGGCGATCTGGACTTAGGTAAACTTGCCGTTCTGCCGCCAGTTTTTTAGCCAGTTGTTTACTGTTGTAGGTGCGTGGCTCCTGCCTAAGACATTCTTCTGGCGTTGCACACTGATGGTATGCTATAGAGACCGCGTTGGCAATGGCTCTCTAGAGTAAGTCAATGGAATAGGTACATTTTTATGCCTTAAATAATAAATAACTAATCTGACTGAGAGTTGCAACATTAAGAGAGATTTAGAATAACACAGAGTTTTTCTATGTAACCGAGCCAAGTAATGTCTTAGTCTTGTATTTTCCCCTTCCACACGAGTCATATATGTTTTACTAATAATATGAGCGGCTTCGTCAATAAATTGGGGATAAACAACATAACCGTCTGTCACATAAAAAAATGATTCCCATCCTTTAAGGATTTTCCATAATGGTTCAAATGTTGCCGCCGAACGATCGCCTATTACATAAGCTAAAATTACTGCCAACCCTTTCTTTACCGCATTCGACAGCCAGATTTGATTTTTTTTACCTATATAAGTCTGTAATTCATCTATTTGAGTCACTTCGGGAATTTCCTGATAATCTGGTTGTTCTGGCAAGCTTAATGCGGCGGCTTTTATCCAATTAATAACTGTGTTATGACAAACGCCAGTTAATCGTTGCGACGAAGACCATTTCCCTCAACATAAAGATGAAGGCAATGTTTCTTGACATCATCTGGATAGCCTTTAGGAGAATAGCTATCAATAAATTGACGACCAGAATCCTTACAATAATGATTTTGTTTTCCTCTTTTATGGCCGTTTTTCTTAATGTTTGTAGATTGGGATGCAGGACAAATTATCGCCATGTTTTCTTTTAATGTTAATCCTTAGCATACCACAAGTGTGCAACGCCAATTTTTTGACAAATACAACATTGTAAATAGCGTAATTTATCTAATAGTGTATTTCCCCATTGTTCGGGAATAGATACAATCTGTAAAATTAGATAAGCTATCAAGCTTACGTAAGCATTCAGGTCGTAATAGTTCGGCTGTAAGCCTCGTTTATTATGGGTTATAAATTTTTCTACCTGTTTACCCATTATCAACAAGAAAATCCAAAGCCCTTATTTTTTGGTATTTATTGAGAATGATCTGTTAGTCTAGACCTCACATTAATTCTGAAACCCTTGATCTGGCTGTGTTTCAGACACCTGAATAGTTACGATTTAATTTTTGATAAATTTGTTGAAAATGTTTTTAGTCGCGGTGAGAACTTGCCTTGGAAAATGTAGAGATATCTACGCCAAAACCCCTATTATTTATTCTTTTAAATAAATCGCGCATACTGGTTAAGCTGTTATCCATTACTAATGATAGCCAGCACCCGAAAAATAGACGGCTTTTTAATACTGGATAGTCATTTTTGGGTAGGTCTCTCAAGATGTCTTTGAGAATCATAGAGAATGAATATTTAGTCATGCTTAAAGTTAAATATTTAAATTTTTCGCGCTTATTAGAACATCATTGTGGCTATTTTAACCACTTTTTTATTTACATTCAACACTTCTGCATAAATATTTACCAGAAGTATATAAATATAGAAGGAAATCGACGATGGGATAAGGGATAAGTATAGCGCTTCGCGCTGGTCTAGTTACACTTTGTTTTTATGAACATCTCACCTGGACTCAGTTTCAGTTACGGGATTTGTAAATAGACCAGCGCGACTTGCTATACTTATGGTTCCCAAGAAGACAACTTGGACTAGCTAGCAATTTTCGGAAATGAGGGACACATACTTTTAGCTGGGAAAATGATTTTGATCTGTAAAGTCAGTTGAGAAATGCACTCGCATCTTAAGTAAAAAATTTTAAGACATTGAGAGGCAGAGGAAAAAGTAATAAATCAAGCTTTGCCACAGGCTTTCGGAGAGTTTTGACAACTCCAAAATCCTGGTTAGACGGGTCAGCGAAATACTTGATGGGGTCAGTAGCCTTACCTTTATAAAGAAGTGACCATTGCTGGACAACTCACCTTGGTGCCACCTAATCCACAATAGCCATTGGGATTTTTCGCCAGGTATTGCTGATGATATTCTTCAGCAAAATAAAATTCTGGAGCATCCAGAATTTCTGTGGTAATTTCCCCATAACCCGCTTGACTGAGGGCTTGTTGATACAGGTTACGAGAGAGTTCGGCTTGCTGCCGTTGTGCGGGGGAATACACATAAATGCCGGAACGGTACTGGGTGCCCACGTCATTACCCTGACGCATTCCTTGGGTGGGGTCGTGATTTTCCCAAAACACTTTCAGTAAGGTTTCATAAGAAATCACCTTGGGGTCAAACACCACATAGACCACCTCGTTGTGACCCGTCATCCCGGTACAGACCTCTTGGTAAGTGGGATTTGGGGTGAGTCCAGCCGCATATCCAACCGCTGTAATAAAAATTCCCTTTTGCTGCCAGAATTTGCGTTCTGCCCCCCAAAAGCAACCCATGCCAAACATGGCGGTTTCCATCCCATCCGCATAAGGGGGTTTCATGGGATTGCCGTTCACAAAATGCTTTTCAGGAACGGGCATTGCCTGCGATCGCCCCGGTAAAGCGTTTTCCTTAGTGGGTAGAGTCAGTTTTTTTCCAAATAATCCAAGTAGTCCCATGATCTTTGACTCTGATTCGATCCAGAGTGATATATGTTGACGTTCTTCATATTATGTAACTTTTTTACCAGACTTCGGAGAATTTGGCGTGAAGCGAAGCTATCCCGTAG encodes:
- the msrA gene encoding peptide-methionine (S)-S-oxide reductase MsrA translates to MGLLGLFGKKLTLPTKENALPGRSQAMPVPEKHFVNGNPMKPPYADGMETAMFGMGCFWGAERKFWQQKGIFITAVGYAAGLTPNPTYQEVCTGMTGHNEVVYVVFDPKVISYETLLKVFWENHDPTQGMRQGNDVGTQYRSGIYVYSPAQRQQAELSRNLYQQALSQAGYGEITTEILDAPEFYFAEEYHQQYLAKNPNGYCGLGGTKVSCPAMVTSL